From Pochonia chlamydosporia 170 chromosome Unknown PCv3seq00014, whole genome shotgun sequence, a single genomic window includes:
- a CDS encoding ankyrin repeats (many copies) domain-containing protein yields MAKTNTERLETIHEYTIPPWSDRIPVVGEHYDYVETNKAQTTWKVSSSPLPPRKKVTQWEWEKCIIAGAKGEIGLLAADSDSTMPLGGPPFTGQLIRSTAVVDLLLTSDKVQPNVANGDGDTAFSFAVQCCVEVSEVVRLLMKSDKIDIDRQGSLGKTTLSYAAETGNAELVQLLLNSKRVNPNHCDYGGLTPLLLAIKAVNLATFKVLWDSDQVDRHHKDPDGQTALHIAVNAFSERQGYNEILGLLMDFSDINVNAKDGGGSTALTQAM; encoded by the exons ATGGCAAAGACCAACACGGAACGCTTGGAGACAATCCACGAGTACACTATACCACCTTGGAGTGATCGCATACCCGTAGTGGGCGAGCATTATGACTATGTGGAAACAAACAAGGCCCAAACGACGTGGAAGgtatcatcatcgccactgCCTCCTCGCAAAAAGGTGACACAGTGGGAATGGGAAAAGTGTATTATAGCAGGCGCCAAGGGCGAAATTGGACTACTAGCGGCCGATTCAGACTCGACG ATGCCTCTGGGAGGGCCGCCATTCACTGGGCAGTTGATTCGGAGCACAGCTGTGGTCGATCTGCTTCTTACATCCGACAAGGTTCAGCCGAATGTGGCAAACGGCGATGGAGACACTGCTTTCTCTTTTGCCGTTCAGTGCTGTGTTGAGGTCAGCGAGGTTGTAAGGTTGCTTATGAAGTCAGATAAGATTGACATCGATAGGCAGGGGTCACTCGGCAAGACAACGTTGTCATACGCTGCAGAAACCGGCAATGCAGAACTTGTTCAATTATTGCTGAATTCAAAAAGAGTCAACCCGAACCACTGTGATTATGGGGGTTTGACACCGCTCTTGCTTGCGATCAAGGCGGTAAATCTAGCGACTTTCAAAGTCCTCTGGGATTCTGATCAAGTCGACCGTCATCACAAAGATCCTGACGGCCAAACTGCACTCCATATTGCAGTGAATGCGTTCAGTGAGCGACAAGGTTACAACGAAATACTCGGTCTGCTTATGGACTTTAGCGATATCAATGTCAACGCTAAAGATGGCGGAGGAAGCACGGCACTTACACAGGCT ATGTGA